A window from Gemmatimonadaceae bacterium encodes these proteins:
- a CDS encoding DUF1080 domain-containing protein yields the protein MRFAPCVAIAATLAAIGVSSARCQVDTRWPQHSMDRPRPPVVDPGPERPPVPPPADAIVLFDHGSLSAWRQHDGGPARWAVHGDYFEVEPGTGDIVTARAFGDCQLHVEWATPTPPKGESQERGNSGVFLMGLYEVQVLDSYHNDTYPDGQAAAVYGQFPPLVNASRPPGQWQSYDIIFHRPRFDAGGAVTSPARLTVFHNGVLVQDNVALSGPTANKVRPPYHVTPDSLPLELQDHNNRVRYRGIWIRAID from the coding sequence TCGAGCGCGCGATGCCAGGTGGACACGCGCTGGCCGCAGCACTCGATGGATCGGCCCAGGCCGCCGGTCGTTGATCCCGGTCCCGAGCGACCGCCGGTGCCGCCGCCGGCCGATGCGATCGTGCTCTTCGATCACGGCTCGCTTTCGGCGTGGCGTCAGCACGACGGCGGCCCGGCGCGTTGGGCGGTGCACGGCGACTATTTCGAGGTCGAGCCCGGCACGGGCGACATCGTGACGGCGCGCGCGTTCGGCGATTGCCAGTTGCACGTCGAATGGGCAACGCCGACGCCGCCGAAAGGCGAGAGCCAGGAGCGCGGGAACAGCGGCGTGTTCCTGATGGGGCTGTACGAGGTGCAGGTGCTCGATTCGTACCACAACGACACCTATCCCGATGGCCAGGCGGCGGCGGTCTACGGCCAGTTTCCTCCGTTAGTCAACGCGAGCCGACCGCCGGGACAGTGGCAGTCTTACGACATTATCTTCCACCGGCCGCGGTTCGACGCCGGCGGCGCGGTGACGTCGCCCGCACGCCTAACGGTGTTCCACAACGGCGTGCTGGTGCAGGACAACGTGGCGCTGAGCGGTCCGACGGCCAACAAGGTCCGGCCACCCTACCACGTGACGCCCGACAGCCTGCCGCTCGAGCTGCAGGACCACAACAACCGCGTTCGATATCGCGGCATCTGGATTCGCGCGATCGACTGA
- a CDS encoding Gfo/Idh/MocA family oxidoreductase: MTTGPLGIGVIGSGFNARFHLHAFRAVRDAEIRGVYSPHEAHAAEAATLARSLDVGPARAFRTIATMVADPAIDAIWLCGRNDARVENIEAIVDAAAGRAAPLRGIACEKPLGRSVAEATRLTRAVKRANIMHGYLENQAFAPPVVQGRDLIWSRGARLTGRPYLARAAEEHSGPHAPWFWQGRLQGGGVLNDMMCHSALVVRHLLTEPGHPLSSLAVRRVTGHIASLKWSRPEYAKRLARTMGKDVDYTKHPSEDFASVTLEFEDAEGRTVLGEASTSWSFIGAGLRLSAELLGPEYSMAWNSLDSGLTVFFSREVHGRAGEDLVEKQNAEMGLMPVVAGEAAVYGYEAEDRHFVRAFLGKETPLLTFDDGLDVVRILMAAYMSAERGKTVEFPPRGLEGFVPQVARGEWRP, from the coding sequence ATGACCACTGGTCCACTCGGCATCGGCGTCATTGGCAGCGGCTTCAATGCGCGTTTTCACCTCCACGCCTTTCGTGCGGTGCGGGACGCGGAGATCCGCGGTGTGTACAGCCCGCACGAGGCGCATGCCGCCGAGGCGGCCACGCTGGCTCGGTCGCTCGACGTGGGTCCTGCACGTGCATTCAGGACCATCGCCACGATGGTAGCCGATCCGGCGATCGACGCGATCTGGTTGTGCGGCCGCAACGACGCGCGCGTCGAGAACATCGAAGCCATCGTCGACGCGGCGGCCGGGCGCGCAGCGCCGTTGCGCGGCATTGCCTGCGAGAAGCCCCTGGGGCGAAGTGTCGCCGAGGCAACGCGGCTGACGCGCGCCGTGAAGCGCGCGAACATCATGCACGGGTATCTCGAGAATCAGGCGTTCGCGCCTCCGGTGGTTCAGGGGCGGGATCTGATCTGGTCGCGCGGTGCGCGACTAACGGGCCGCCCGTATCTCGCGCGCGCGGCGGAAGAACACAGCGGCCCGCACGCGCCGTGGTTCTGGCAGGGGCGACTGCAAGGCGGCGGCGTGCTCAACGACATGATGTGCCACTCGGCGCTCGTGGTGCGACATCTGCTTACCGAACCCGGTCACCCGCTGTCATCGCTTGCCGTGAGGCGGGTGACCGGGCATATCGCAAGCCTCAAGTGGTCGCGACCCGAGTACGCAAAGCGTCTGGCGCGCACCATGGGCAAGGACGTCGATTACACGAAACATCCGTCGGAGGACTTCGCGAGCGTCACGCTCGAGTTCGAGGACGCCGAGGGACGGACCGTGTTAGGCGAAGCGAGCACATCCTGGAGTTTCATCGGCGCCGGGCTGCGGCTCTCGGCCGAGCTGCTGGGTCCGGAATACTCGATGGCGTGGAATTCGTTGGACAGCGGCCTCACGGTATTTTTCAGCCGCGAAGTGCACGGTCGCGCGGGCGAGGATCTCGTCGAAAAGCAGAACGCCGAGATGGGACTCATGCCCGTCGTAGCGGGCGAAGCCGCCGTCTATGGCTACGAAGCGGAAGATCGGCATTTCGTGCGGGCGTTTCTCGGAAAAGAAACCCCGCTGCTCACGTTCGACGATGGCCTGGACGTGGTGCGCATCCTCATGGCGGCGTACATGAGCGCGGAGCGGGGCAAAACGGTCGAGTTTCCGCCGCGCGGATTGGAGGGGTTCGTGCCGCAGGTTGCCAGGGGCGAGTGGAGGCCGTGA
- a CDS encoding FAD-dependent monooxygenase, translated as MNGVDTPVLIAGAGPTGLALALWLARLGVAFRLIDKTDNVAPFSRALGVHARTLELYQQLGFAEQVIAGGLIVPSITLWARRKKVLTVPFRNVGEGTTPFPFVLDFAQDAHERLLVSQLGEMGVVVERRTELTAFTDDGDAIRATLRHADGSTEECVSSYLAGCDGVHSIVREKAGARFAGGTYEHLFYVADVDASGPTVGTGLHVDLDEADLLAIFDMKGAGRVRLVGTVKAGTTPNGGKAIGFDDVARRPMDQMHLQVQKVNWFSTYRVHHKVASRFRTGRTFLVGDAAHVHSPVGAQGMNTGIGDAVNLAWKLAAVVRDGADPSLLDTYETERIAFARRLVATTDRVFAIATKRGPAAAFARTTLFPLAASLLFRFRAVRYLLFHTVSQLGIRYPESALSVGMAGSIRAGDRLPWVAPNGDGTAAGNFAPLASLRWQVHTYGEAASGVRQACAELGVEYHAFAWRAAMARSGFARGAVYLVRPDGYVAFADATGGAERLEAYVADRPWVRGDPMEDLDRVRV; from the coding sequence ATGAACGGCGTCGACACGCCGGTATTGATCGCCGGAGCGGGGCCAACAGGCCTCGCGCTCGCCCTCTGGCTCGCCAGGTTAGGCGTTGCGTTTCGCCTCATCGACAAGACCGATAATGTCGCGCCGTTCTCGCGGGCGCTCGGCGTGCACGCGCGCACGCTCGAGCTCTACCAGCAACTGGGCTTCGCCGAGCAGGTAATCGCCGGCGGGCTCATCGTACCGAGCATTACCTTGTGGGCGCGGCGCAAGAAGGTGCTCACCGTGCCGTTCAGGAACGTGGGGGAAGGTACGACGCCCTTCCCCTTCGTGCTCGACTTCGCGCAGGACGCGCACGAGCGCCTGTTGGTGTCGCAACTCGGTGAGATGGGTGTGGTGGTCGAGCGACGAACCGAGCTCACCGCCTTTACGGATGACGGCGACGCTATCCGCGCCACGCTTCGCCATGCGGACGGATCGACCGAAGAGTGCGTGAGCTCATATCTCGCCGGCTGCGACGGCGTGCACTCCATCGTGCGCGAGAAAGCCGGCGCCCGATTCGCCGGCGGAACGTACGAGCATCTGTTTTACGTCGCCGACGTCGACGCCAGCGGCCCAACGGTCGGCACCGGACTTCACGTGGACCTCGACGAGGCGGACCTGCTCGCCATCTTCGACATGAAAGGCGCGGGGCGCGTCCGGCTGGTGGGGACCGTCAAGGCCGGCACGACGCCTAACGGCGGGAAGGCCATCGGGTTCGATGACGTCGCACGCCGTCCCATGGATCAGATGCACCTCCAGGTGCAGAAGGTGAACTGGTTTTCGACGTACCGTGTTCACCACAAGGTGGCGAGCCGGTTCCGGACGGGTCGGACATTCCTCGTCGGCGACGCCGCGCACGTGCACAGTCCCGTCGGCGCGCAGGGCATGAACACCGGAATCGGCGACGCCGTGAATCTCGCCTGGAAGCTCGCCGCGGTCGTCCGCGATGGCGCGGATCCGAGCCTGCTCGACACCTATGAGACCGAGCGCATCGCGTTCGCACGCCGGTTGGTGGCGACGACGGATCGCGTGTTCGCCATCGCGACCAAGCGAGGCCCGGCCGCGGCGTTCGCACGGACGACATTGTTTCCGTTAGCCGCGTCGCTGCTCTTTCGTTTTCGCGCGGTGCGGTATCTTCTCTTTCACACGGTATCGCAACTCGGCATCCGCTATCCGGAGAGCGCGCTCAGCGTCGGGATGGCTGGATCGATACGCGCCGGCGATCGGCTCCCGTGGGTGGCGCCCAACGGCGATGGGACCGCGGCGGGGAACTTCGCGCCGCTGGCGTCGCTGCGTTGGCAAGTTCACACCTACGGGGAAGCCGCTTCGGGCGTACGACAGGCGTGCGCCGAGCTAGGCGTCGAATATCACGCGTTCGCGTGGCGAGCAGCGATGGCGAGATCGGGATTCGCGCGCGGCGCGGTCTACCTGGTGCGGCCGGACGGTTACGTCGCGTTCGCCGACGCGACTGGTGGCGCGGAGCGGCTGGAGGCATACGTTGCCGACCGGCCGTGGGTGCGCGGCGATCCCATGGAGGACCTGGACCGTGTCCGTGTCTAG
- a CDS encoding Gfo/Idh/MocA family oxidoreductase, whose product MAREPVSRREFIGDVALAGAAFTIVPRHVLGRGYRAPSDTLNIACIGVGGKGESDVQGVSTENIYALCDVDLHSAATSFRRFPKAKQYRDYREMLDKEANNIDAVTVTIPDHSHAAAALLAMKHGKHVFCQKPLAHTLTEVKAIMDAAAHTKVATQMGNQGHAGAGTRLIRELVEAGAIGTVREVHYWTDRPIWPQGLERPLAAYEVPPWLDWNLWLGPAPARPYNPAYAPFTWRGWWDFGCGALGDIAAHAMDAAFWTLNLGFPARIEAETTELYPETAPKLSRIVYEFGARGARAPVRAVWHDGGLAEARPVELAPEFDWPRYADVGTQLWIGTDGKLVADCYGDAVRLLDPKRQAEFSAHPPPQKYPRTPGVYQEWIRACKGGPPAGSNFAGHAGPLTQMVLLGNLAIRMNQALELNPETGDVTNAKVPEEYVRTEYRSGWTL is encoded by the coding sequence ATGGCCCGCGAACCGGTTTCGCGTCGCGAGTTTATCGGCGACGTTGCGCTCGCCGGCGCGGCGTTCACCATCGTGCCGCGCCACGTGCTCGGCCGCGGCTATCGCGCGCCCAGCGATACGCTCAACATCGCCTGCATCGGCGTGGGCGGCAAAGGCGAAAGCGATGTGCAGGGTGTGAGCACCGAAAACATCTACGCGCTCTGCGACGTCGATCTGCACAGCGCGGCGACGTCGTTTCGCCGCTTCCCGAAAGCAAAGCAGTATCGCGACTACCGCGAGATGCTGGACAAGGAAGCAAACAACATCGACGCGGTCACGGTGACTATCCCGGATCATTCGCACGCCGCCGCCGCGCTGCTCGCCATGAAACACGGCAAGCACGTCTTCTGTCAGAAGCCGCTCGCACACACGCTGACCGAAGTGAAGGCGATAATGGATGCTGCCGCGCACACGAAGGTCGCCACGCAGATGGGCAATCAGGGTCACGCCGGCGCCGGCACGCGCCTCATCCGCGAACTCGTGGAAGCGGGTGCGATCGGGACCGTGCGCGAAGTGCACTACTGGACCGACCGGCCGATCTGGCCCCAGGGCCTCGAGCGGCCGCTGGCGGCATACGAAGTGCCGCCGTGGCTGGACTGGAATCTCTGGTTAGGCCCGGCGCCGGCCCGCCCGTACAATCCCGCGTACGCGCCGTTCACCTGGCGCGGCTGGTGGGACTTCGGCTGCGGCGCGTTAGGCGACATCGCGGCGCACGCCATGGATGCGGCGTTCTGGACCTTGAACCTCGGCTTCCCGGCGCGCATCGAGGCCGAGACGACCGAGCTCTATCCCGAGACCGCGCCCAAGCTGTCGCGCATCGTCTACGAGTTCGGCGCACGCGGCGCGCGCGCACCGGTGCGCGCGGTGTGGCACGACGGCGGTCTCGCCGAGGCGCGCCCGGTGGAGCTCGCACCCGAATTCGACTGGCCGCGCTACGCGGATGTCGGCACGCAACTGTGGATCGGCACCGACGGCAAGCTGGTCGCCGATTGCTATGGCGATGCGGTGCGCTTGCTCGACCCCAAACGGCAGGCGGAGTTCTCCGCGCACCCGCCACCGCAGAAGTATCCGCGCACACCGGGCGTGTACCAGGAATGGATTCGCGCGTGCAAGGGCGGTCCGCCGGCGGGTTCCAACTTCGCCGGACACGCGGGGCCACTCACGCAGATGGTGCTCCTCGGCAACCTTGCCATCCGCATGAATCAGGCGCTCGAGCTCAATCCTGAAACGGGCGACGTGACTAACGCAAAGGTGCCCGAGGAGTACGTCCGCACCGAGTACCGTTCCGGCTGGACCCTCTAG
- a CDS encoding GMC family oxidoreductase, giving the protein MQAAGTRKTYDVCIVGSGAGGGMSAYVLTQAGADVVMLEAGGPWDNATDSKMMEWPYQSPRRGRGSRERPFGEFDGCIGGWDIDGEPYTTAAGTKFDWWRARMVGGRTNHWGRISLRFGPDDFRRRSLDGLGDDWPISYDDLKPYYDRVDRLIGVFGSVEGLHNNPDGIFQPPPAPRCYELLIKQAADKLRVTCIPARLSILTQPLNGRPACHHCGQCNRGCKTNSNFSSSGVLIPPAKQSGKLTLLTSAMAYEVTTDGRGMATGVSYVDKKTGTVEHVRARVVVLAASACESARLLLNSKSSRFPQGLANSSGVVGRYLTDTTGTDVAGYIPKMVDHIPHNEDGVGGNHLYMPWWLDNKHLDFPRGYHIELWGGLEMPAYGAMGGIQRYPNAGGYGKSLKDAYRHYYGASVGFSGRGEMIPNADCYCELDHETVDRWGIPVLRFHWKWTDHEYNQVRHMQQTFRAIVHEMGGEVFSPMPTKERGYGIANGGQIIHELGTTRMGRDPGNSVLNAHCQAHDVPNLFVADGGPFVSQADKNPTWTILALAWRTADYITEQRKAGAI; this is encoded by the coding sequence ATGCAGGCTGCAGGAACACGCAAGACGTACGACGTATGCATCGTGGGTTCGGGGGCGGGCGGCGGAATGTCGGCGTACGTGCTCACGCAGGCCGGCGCGGATGTGGTGATGCTCGAGGCCGGCGGACCATGGGACAACGCCACCGACTCGAAGATGATGGAGTGGCCGTACCAATCGCCGAGGCGCGGGCGCGGCTCCAGGGAGCGGCCGTTCGGCGAGTTCGACGGCTGTATCGGCGGGTGGGACATCGACGGCGAACCCTACACGACTGCGGCCGGCACGAAGTTCGATTGGTGGCGCGCGAGAATGGTCGGCGGACGCACGAACCACTGGGGCCGCATCTCGCTGCGATTCGGGCCCGATGATTTTCGCCGCCGCAGCCTCGATGGGTTAGGCGACGACTGGCCGATCAGTTACGACGATCTGAAACCGTACTACGATCGCGTCGATCGCCTGATCGGAGTTTTCGGCAGCGTCGAGGGCCTGCACAACAATCCGGACGGGATTTTTCAGCCGCCGCCCGCGCCGCGCTGCTACGAGCTGCTGATCAAGCAAGCCGCGGACAAGCTGCGCGTCACGTGTATTCCGGCCCGGCTATCGATTCTCACGCAGCCGCTGAACGGCCGACCCGCCTGTCATCACTGCGGCCAGTGCAACCGCGGCTGCAAGACGAACTCGAATTTCTCGAGCTCGGGCGTGCTCATTCCGCCGGCGAAGCAGAGCGGCAAGTTGACGCTCCTCACGAGCGCGATGGCATACGAGGTCACGACAGACGGGCGCGGCATGGCGACGGGCGTGTCGTACGTCGACAAGAAGACCGGGACGGTCGAGCACGTGCGAGCGCGCGTCGTGGTGCTGGCCGCGAGCGCGTGCGAGTCCGCTCGCCTGCTGCTCAATTCGAAGTCCTCGCGATTTCCGCAGGGGCTCGCCAACTCGAGCGGCGTCGTTGGGCGTTATCTGACCGATACCACCGGAACGGACGTGGCCGGCTACATCCCGAAGATGGTCGACCACATTCCGCACAATGAAGACGGCGTCGGCGGCAATCATCTCTACATGCCGTGGTGGCTCGACAACAAGCACCTGGATTTCCCACGTGGCTACCACATCGAGTTGTGGGGCGGATTGGAGATGCCGGCCTACGGCGCCATGGGCGGCATCCAGCGGTATCCGAACGCGGGCGGGTACGGGAAGTCGCTCAAGGATGCGTATCGCCATTACTACGGCGCGTCCGTCGGATTTTCGGGGCGCGGCGAGATGATTCCGAACGCCGACTGCTATTGCGAGCTCGATCACGAAACGGTGGATCGCTGGGGGATACCCGTGCTGCGCTTCCACTGGAAGTGGACCGACCACGAGTACAACCAGGTGCGCCACATGCAGCAGACGTTCCGGGCGATCGTGCACGAGATGGGCGGCGAGGTGTTCTCGCCGATGCCGACGAAGGAGCGCGGCTACGGCATCGCGAACGGCGGCCAGATCATCCACGAGTTAGGCACGACGCGCATGGGCCGCGACCCGGGCAATTCGGTGCTCAACGCGCACTGCCAGGCGCACGACGTACCCAACCTGTTCGTGGCCGACGGCGGCCCGTTCGTGTCGCAGGCCGACAAGAATCCGACGTGGACGATTCTCGCGTTGGCCTGGCGGACGGCGGACTACATCACCGAACAGCGCAAGGCCGGGGCGATATGA
- a CDS encoding gluconate 2-dehydrogenase subunit 3 family protein — translation MTDHDDEREGAEPASPNGNGMSRRSMLELVVLGTLATACNSAERTATKVAATAGADTARSVAGAHQPSVFTPHEWETVNVLVDIIIPRDERSGSATDAAVPEFMDRILTLYPEDSLPIRGGLAWLDHECADRFGHPFVQCTTNERNAVLDDIAWPSRARPEFSQGVAFFNRFRDFTASGFYSSKMGVADLQYEGNVYVPQWTGCPSAALHKLGVG, via the coding sequence ATGACGGATCACGACGACGAACGCGAGGGGGCGGAGCCGGCATCGCCTAACGGCAACGGCATGTCGCGCCGCTCGATGCTCGAGCTCGTAGTGCTCGGCACGCTCGCCACGGCGTGCAACAGCGCGGAACGCACGGCGACGAAGGTGGCCGCGACGGCCGGCGCGGACACTGCGCGCTCCGTTGCGGGCGCCCATCAGCCGAGCGTCTTCACGCCCCATGAATGGGAGACGGTGAACGTGCTGGTCGACATCATCATTCCGCGCGACGAGCGATCGGGGAGCGCGACCGACGCCGCGGTGCCGGAGTTCATGGATCGCATCCTGACGCTGTACCCCGAGGACAGTCTGCCCATTCGCGGCGGCCTGGCGTGGCTGGACCACGAATGCGCGGATCGATTCGGGCACCCCTTCGTGCAGTGCACGACGAACGAGCGCAACGCCGTGCTCGACGACATTGCGTGGCCGAGCCGCGCCAGGCCCGAATTCAGCCAGGGCGTGGCGTTCTTCAACCGGTTTCGCGACTTCACCGCGTCCGGATTTTACTCGAGCAAGATGGGCGTGGCCGATCTGCAGTACGAGGGCAACGTGTACGTCCCGCAGTGGACGGGGTGTCCGTCGGCCGCGCTCCACAAGCTGGGCGTCGGTTAG
- a CDS encoding PAS domain S-box protein has protein sequence MAIRTPSADQAVGPAPAVQRVEYDSPLIHQLQRQVALRSDISRRVSLRAAALPVLNTIANALAQRGDAEGSLQDVLTQCVDAAGLSRAAILVRGADGWRCVAQVGYSEDIAAGLPTLFGHADLLDLVLDEGKPIAIPSSSVPQAVAGDFLHRASTLEAMLAPISARGEEQGVLLFDSASKSLGGDEWLAFARTVAFQVGQAIALSRIFEQLASSEQRHRLLFEHTPLPSWVFDRETHRILAVNVAATQAYGYTKDEFLSLTIDALRPPEEVQRLHHELDQPPHALHSVGTWRHRTKSGAVMDVEISACSLTWEGRPAELVVINDVTARQRAERELREVQNRLAQALTSSNAVLYVTKLRGANFHGVWVSDNITRFIGYSVEEVLADGWWIAGVHPDDMARTLEAQNELARTGRMVYEYRFRERSGTYRWIRDESRVVGDTFGEDAEVVGVWVDVTERRQLEEQFRQAQKMEAVGRLAGGVAHDFNNLLTAITGYSDLLLMDLDPQDERRQDVAEIKRAAVAAADLTRQLLAFSRRQVLAPRIIDLNAVVSGAQKLLGRLIGEDVTVETRLDPALASVRADPGQMEQVLMNLAVNARDAMPNGGRLTIETANVMVDTEFAPERPGPAAGPHVLMAVSDTGIGMDEATKARIFEPFFTTKEIGKGTGLGLATVYGIVKQSDGFIWVYSEPGKGSTFKIYLPRVDGPPESLETGERPARSLRGTETIMVAEDTAAVRAVVRDVLERHGYTVVEAATGREAAQLAGRRPGGIDLLVTDVVMPELSGRDLVRELRTVKPDLKVLYMSGYTDDAVLRQGMLEPGAAFIQKPFRPDHLARRIRDLLDATPARPV, from the coding sequence GTGGCGATCCGTACCCCTTCCGCAGACCAGGCGGTCGGGCCGGCGCCAGCGGTCCAACGCGTCGAATACGATTCGCCGCTCATTCATCAGTTGCAGCGCCAGGTGGCGCTGCGATCCGACATCTCCCGCCGGGTGTCGCTGCGGGCGGCAGCTCTGCCGGTGCTGAACACGATCGCCAACGCTCTTGCCCAACGCGGCGATGCGGAGGGCTCGCTGCAGGATGTCCTGACGCAGTGCGTCGATGCGGCCGGGCTGTCCCGCGCTGCGATCCTCGTGCGCGGCGCCGATGGGTGGCGCTGCGTGGCTCAGGTCGGTTACAGCGAAGACATCGCGGCGGGACTTCCGACGCTGTTCGGGCACGCCGATCTGCTGGATTTGGTCCTCGATGAAGGCAAACCAATCGCGATACCATCGTCCAGCGTGCCGCAGGCCGTGGCCGGTGATTTCCTGCACCGCGCGAGCACGTTGGAAGCGATGCTGGCGCCGATCAGTGCTCGGGGCGAGGAGCAGGGCGTGCTGCTGTTCGACTCGGCGAGCAAATCGTTAGGCGGCGACGAATGGCTCGCGTTCGCCCGCACGGTGGCGTTCCAGGTCGGGCAAGCGATCGCGCTGAGCCGCATTTTCGAGCAGCTGGCAAGCTCGGAACAACGCCATCGACTGCTGTTCGAGCACACGCCGCTGCCCTCGTGGGTCTTCGATCGCGAAACGCACCGCATCCTGGCGGTGAACGTCGCGGCGACGCAGGCCTACGGGTACACGAAAGACGAGTTCCTGTCGCTCACCATCGATGCGCTTCGGCCGCCCGAGGAAGTGCAGCGGCTGCACCACGAGCTCGACCAGCCGCCGCACGCCCTCCACTCCGTGGGCACGTGGCGCCACCGCACCAAATCCGGCGCGGTGATGGACGTCGAGATCAGCGCCTGCAGCCTAACGTGGGAAGGCCGCCCGGCCGAGCTCGTGGTGATCAACGACGTCACGGCGCGCCAGCGTGCCGAGCGCGAGCTGCGCGAGGTGCAGAACCGTCTCGCGCAAGCGCTCACCTCGAGCAACGCGGTGCTCTACGTGACGAAGCTGCGAGGCGCAAACTTTCACGGCGTGTGGGTGAGCGACAACATCACGCGGTTCATCGGGTACAGCGTCGAGGAAGTTCTGGCCGACGGATGGTGGATCGCCGGCGTCCATCCCGACGACATGGCGCGCACCCTCGAGGCGCAGAACGAGTTGGCGCGAACCGGTCGCATGGTCTACGAGTACCGGTTTCGGGAGCGCTCGGGCACGTATCGCTGGATCCGGGACGAGTCACGCGTCGTCGGCGACACGTTCGGCGAGGACGCCGAGGTGGTGGGCGTCTGGGTGGACGTCACGGAACGGCGCCAACTCGAGGAGCAATTCCGACAGGCGCAGAAAATGGAAGCCGTTGGGCGATTGGCGGGCGGCGTCGCGCACGACTTCAACAATCTTCTCACCGCGATCACCGGCTACTCGGATTTGCTGCTCATGGACCTCGATCCGCAGGACGAGCGGCGTCAGGACGTGGCCGAGATCAAGCGCGCGGCGGTCGCGGCGGCGGACCTCACGCGGCAGCTGCTCGCCTTCAGCCGTCGGCAGGTGCTCGCACCGCGGATCATCGATCTCAATGCGGTGGTGTCCGGCGCGCAGAAGTTGTTGGGCCGACTCATCGGCGAGGACGTCACGGTCGAAACGCGGCTCGACCCGGCGCTCGCGTCGGTGCGGGCCGATCCCGGCCAGATGGAGCAGGTGCTCATGAATCTCGCCGTCAACGCGCGCGACGCCATGCCTAACGGAGGTCGGCTGACGATCGAGACCGCCAACGTGATGGTCGATACGGAATTCGCGCCCGAGCGGCCCGGCCCCGCGGCCGGACCACACGTGTTGATGGCCGTCAGCGACACCGGCATCGGGATGGACGAGGCGACCAAGGCGCGCATCTTCGAGCCGTTCTTCACGACCAAGGAGATCGGGAAGGGGACAGGGTTAGGCCTGGCGACCGTATACGGCATCGTCAAACAGAGCGACGGATTCATCTGGGTGTACAGCGAGCCGGGAAAGGGATCGACCTTCAAGATTTATTTGCCGCGGGTCGATGGGCCGCCCGAGTCATTGGAGACGGGCGAGCGACCTGCACGATCGCTGCGCGGCACCGAAACCATCATGGTCGCCGAGGATACCGCGGCGGTGCGCGCGGTCGTGCGTGATGTGCTGGAGCGCCATGGCTACACGGTGGTCGAAGCGGCGACCGGCCGCGAAGCAGCGCAGCTCGCCGGCCGCCGGCCGGGCGGCATCGATCTGTTGGTCACCGACGTCGTGATGCCGGAGCTGAGCGGGCGGGATCTGGTTCGCGAGCTACGGACCGTCAAGCCCGATCTCAAGGTGCTCTACATGTCGGGATACACCGACGACGCCGTGCTGCGGCAGGGCATGCTCGAGCCGGGGGCGGCCTTCATCCAGAAGCCGTTTCGCCCCGACCACCTGGCGCGGCGGATCCGCGATCTCCTCGACGCGACGCCGGCGCGGCCTGTCTAA